Proteins encoded within one genomic window of Panicum virgatum strain AP13 chromosome 1N, P.virgatum_v5, whole genome shotgun sequence:
- the LOC120657183 gene encoding 40S ribosomal protein S8-like translates to MHRRRATGGKQKAWMKKRKYELGRQPANTKLSSNKTVRRVRVRGGNVKWRALRLDTGNYSWGSEAVTRKTRILDVVYNASNNELVRTQTLVKSAIVQVDVAPFKQWYLTHYGVDIGRKKKAPAAKKDAAEGQEGEAAAEEAKKSNRVQRKLEKRKQGRTLDPHIEEQFGSGRLLACISSRPGQCGRADGYILEGKELEFYMKKLQRKKGKGAAA, encoded by the exons ATGCACAGGCGCCGGGCCACCGGTGGGAAGCAGAAGGCCTGGATGAAGAAGCGAAA GTATGAGCTTGGCCGCCAGCCCGCCAACACCAAGTTGTCTAGCAACAAGACGGTGAGGAGGGTCCGTGTGCGAGGAGGTAATGTGAAGTGGAGGGCTCTCCGCCTGGATACTG GTAACTACTCATGGGGAAGTGAGGCTGTAACCCGCAAGACCCGTATCCTTGATGTGGTCTACAATGCATCAAACAATGAGCTCGTGAGGACTCAGACCCTTGTGAAGAGCGCCATTGTGCAAGTTGATGTTGCCCCATTCAAGCAGTGGTACCTAACACACTATGGAGTGGACATCGGTAGGAAGAAGAAGGCACCTGCTGCCAAGAAGGATGCTGCTGAG GGACAAGAGGGCGAGGCTGCAGCTGAGGAAGCAAAGAAGAGCAACCGCGTCCAGAGGAAGCTTGAGAAGCGTAAGCAGGGACGCACACTTGACCCCCACATTGAAGAGCAATTTGGCAGTGGAAGGCTGTTGGCGTGCATTTCTTCCCGCCCTGGGCAGTGTGGCAGAGCTGATGG GTACATCCTCGAGGGTAAAGAGCTTGAGTTCTACATGAAGAAGCTCCAGAGGAAGAAGGGCAAAGGTGCTGCAGCTTAG